From a region of the Methanoculleus receptaculi genome:
- a CDS encoding aldolase, translated as MQIFRREQNHPAATSMVPGMLDQEFKRIGDRLFREGLVGANFGNMSVRTEGENGFCITRTGACLDSGDMPVFVPYEGDAPPEASSEYRVHRAVYRAASHRAIVHAHPVHAVAASLDLDLIRPVDSEGRMLCPEIPVVTGEPGTDEIARNVAEALISGHIVIVRGHGTFAAGKTLDEAYIYTSIAEYACRILILSWRLRRVA; from the coding sequence ATGCAGATATTCCGGCGCGAACAGAACCATCCTGCAGCAACATCAATGGTGCCGGGAATGCTGGATCAGGAGTTCAAACGAATTGGAGATCGCCTCTTTAGGGAGGGGTTGGTCGGAGCAAATTTCGGGAATATGAGCGTTCGGACGGAGGGAGAGAACGGGTTCTGTATCACCAGGACCGGTGCCTGCCTCGATTCCGGAGATATGCCGGTCTTCGTGCCCTATGAGGGCGATGCCCCGCCGGAGGCCTCGAGCGAGTACCGCGTCCACCGGGCGGTTTATCGGGCGGCATCCCACCGTGCAATCGTCCACGCCCACCCGGTTCACGCTGTCGCCGCATCACTTGATCTCGACTTAATACGGCCAGTTGACAGTGAGGGGAGAATGCTCTGCCCGGAGATCCCGGTTGTTACCGGAGAGCCAGGAACCGATGAGATCGCAAGAAACGTCGCCGAAGCGCTCATCAGCGGGCATATCGTCATAGTCAGAGGGCACGGGACGTTTGCCGCCGGAAAAACCCTGGATGAGGCGTATATCTACACCTCAATCGCCGAGTATGCCTGCCGGATCCTCATCCTATCTTGGAGGCTTCGGAGGGTTGCGTAA
- the aglJ gene encoding S-layer glycoprotein N-glycosyltransferase AglJ — protein MSIERDEVCVLIPTLNEAPTIGGLVRGFKERGYEHILVIDGNSTDGTPEIARAAGAVVRTQTGKGKGNAILEAMEIIDKPCVLMLDGDGTYSPDDAERMLEPLGKGFDHVIGDRMACPEKGAFTRLNLLGNQILNHVFRIAHGKDLHDILSGYRAFTLHSIRQMNLKETGFEIETEMAVEAVRTGQRVAVVPVRYSARPGTVTKLNPLQDGLRIFSTIYRLAKMNNPIFYFGIIGLIISITGGIIGIYVVLEWFKNIEHLPLTILTVLLIMMGFQMFMFGVISDMLLGFQRETIRQIEQLRNPPKPPR, from the coding sequence ATGAGCATCGAGCGCGACGAGGTCTGTGTCCTCATCCCGACGCTGAACGAAGCCCCGACGATCGGCGGCCTGGTCAGGGGGTTTAAGGAGCGCGGATATGAGCACATCCTTGTCATCGATGGAAACAGCACCGACGGAACGCCCGAGATAGCACGCGCCGCGGGAGCGGTAGTGCGAACTCAGACAGGGAAAGGGAAGGGCAACGCCATCCTGGAGGCTATGGAGATCATAGACAAGCCCTGCGTGCTGATGCTCGACGGCGACGGCACCTACTCCCCGGATGATGCGGAGAGGATGCTTGAGCCCCTCGGAAAAGGGTTTGACCACGTCATCGGAGACCGCATGGCCTGCCCGGAGAAAGGGGCTTTTACGAGGTTAAACCTTCTTGGCAACCAGATCCTTAACCACGTCTTCAGGATCGCCCACGGTAAGGATCTCCACGACATCCTCTCGGGCTATCGCGCTTTTACCCTTCACTCGATCCGGCAGATGAACCTTAAAGAGACCGGATTTGAGATCGAGACGGAGATGGCGGTCGAGGCGGTGAGAACCGGGCAGCGGGTAGCGGTTGTTCCCGTCCGCTACTCTGCAAGACCGGGGACGGTCACCAAGTTAAACCCCCTCCAGGACGGTCTAAGGATCTTCTCAACCATATACCGTCTTGCGAAGATGAACAACCCGATCTTTTATTTTGGGATCATCGGGCTCATCATCTCGATCACAGGCGGGATCATCGGCATCTACGTGGTTCTCGAGTGGTTCAAGAACATCGAGCACCTGCCGCTTACAATCCTCACCGTCCTGCTGATCATGATGGGGTTCCAGATGTTCATGTTCGGGGTCATAAGCGATATGCTGCTTGGATTTCAACGCGAGACGATCCGCCAGATCGAGCAGTTACGCAACCCTCCGAAGCCTCCAAGATAG